From the genome of Methanothermobacter sp., one region includes:
- a CDS encoding TIGR02710 family CRISPR-associated CARF protein, which translates to MSNRILFMTVGTGVGDSEERVRSLAHGLLSSIHHNRPDRVIFFGSDKSRKTVEYISEEAEREGKDLPPYDFIEINDIDLVGEWFTSIDEQMKRYSDDEIIVDYTSGTKTMTSIAFIMAVLYGKELSVISGFRDKNGTVQSGTETVIKQNVYQIYDKLRIRRFRELFNLGRFKTALDVLNEVVQHEKKDAYIKLTEAYLHWDLFDHERAMECLNSEEVKELEELEDVVMRNKKILGQIVSSRKGKRKFRYRPFLPDLFANSKRRASEGRYDDAAARLYRALELIAQIVIEEKYGDETDSLNPENYSLSTRSTLKLGAKKHVALKNAYRLLECEGYEVGKTFGEDKEIMDLLKIRNYSILAHGLDSVTEDDYLRFYEKVLGYARIIDDKIDSKIEDATFPEL; encoded by the coding sequence ATGAGTAACAGGATACTCTTCATGACAGTAGGGACCGGTGTAGGGGACTCTGAGGAGAGGGTGAGGAGCCTGGCGCATGGGCTTCTAAGTTCAATACACCACAACCGACCAGACAGGGTAATCTTCTTTGGGTCAGATAAGAGCAGGAAAACAGTTGAGTACATATCAGAGGAAGCAGAGAGGGAGGGGAAGGACCTACCACCATATGATTTCATCGAAATTAATGATATTGACCTTGTGGGTGAGTGGTTCACGAGTATCGATGAACAGATGAAAAGGTACAGTGACGATGAGATAATAGTTGACTATACCTCTGGAACCAAGACGATGACTTCAATAGCCTTCATAATGGCTGTCCTCTATGGAAAGGAACTTTCAGTGATATCTGGTTTCAGGGATAAAAACGGGACAGTACAGAGCGGCACAGAGACCGTGATAAAACAGAACGTCTACCAGATCTATGATAAACTCAGAATAAGAAGGTTCAGGGAACTCTTCAACCTTGGAAGGTTTAAAACAGCCCTTGATGTCCTCAATGAAGTTGTTCAGCATGAGAAAAAGGACGCCTACATCAAGCTGACAGAGGCTTACCTGCACTGGGACCTCTTTGACCATGAGAGGGCAATGGAGTGCCTCAACAGTGAGGAGGTAAAGGAACTTGAGGAACTTGAGGATGTGGTGATGCGCAATAAAAAGATACTGGGCCAGATTGTGAGTTCACGTAAGGGTAAGAGAAAATTCAGGTACAGACCATTTCTCCCGGATCTTTTTGCCAATTCTAAGCGTAGAGCCTCTGAGGGACGCTATGATGATGCTGCGGCCAGGCTCTACCGTGCACTTGAACTGATAGCCCAGATAGTCATTGAGGAAAAGTATGGTGATGAAACCGACAGTCTGAACCCTGAGAATTACAGTCTGAGTACAAGGTCAACGCTTAAACTTGGCGCCAAGAAGCACGTGGCCCTTAAGAATGCCTACAGGTTACTTGAATGTGAAGGTTATGAGGTTGGGAAGACCTTTGGGGAGGATAAGGAGATAATGGATCTTCTTAAGATACGTAATTACTCTATACTGGCCCATGGCCTTGATTCGGTTACAGAGGATGATTACCTGAGGTTTTATGAAAAAGTACTTGGATATGCACGCATTATTGATGATAAGATAGACTCAAAGATAGAGGATGCCACTTTCCCTGAACTTTAG